From a region of the Etheostoma cragini isolate CJK2018 chromosome 20, CSU_Ecrag_1.0, whole genome shotgun sequence genome:
- the dnaaf2 gene encoding protein kintoun: MEAAGKLKELNMTVDEVDRLTQAFKDEKFREMFCEYANEISDPENKKKYEEEIKLLEQERGNTIEFIHPEPFRALRTSVNGKQECFINICANEKVGKPECKWRMSEDGRRGQSWSLPHSLHPGRQNTGPKGNKETIYDVIFHPDTLHIASKNKRFMDIVDSTAIQGIQTAFKVTLDKNNVREIKEKYKGLPQPCVIRKPIPGYKAKEPSEEPDPLAFPYPDEKGPTTPQETKPTESPATKNRRDAKPKSSQIQPQKAKEPTKPNYTVSYRSFIDLQDFRYSRDSAQSPRPKEIVVTIDMPLLKAATDASLEVKERLLLLESKKPAYRLELPLAYPVDEDKGEAKFNKQRGQLTVTLPVLPSNEAFDFALGSAHTSVSHDERQEEKSEVEEEENWKEKEKESQKTEEEPIGVEKDLRQQTRFEKNEEEGEKDQDKGEEQIRDGREGGEGSGVEEEKSKEQEQGNESEVGILNLQKTPQHKHKNDFSLTSLQCDVVDVSAEKSLPVDNRLVASPETENQPALITAKYSSCRGKGEENLNSCLESTLKLKTSDTKEETAKTRESVHGNEVETDAAFLRLGSTEESQSSVAANTSSRNSMKDCCPSKESGKMPATDEANNSSRGRSGNMATFSSEERAIGSEKREEKVSVDDLPTEQISHNPGHGHKPPPVLLREIDKDGNEKIISDHSTSAGFIFQNTLMYELD; encoded by the exons ATGGAGGCCGCAGGTAAACTGAAAGAACTAAACATGACAGTGGATGAAGTCGACAGACTGACACAAGCTTTCAAAGACGAAAAATTCAGGGAAATGTTTTGCGAATATGCCAATGAAATATCAGACCCTGAGAACAAGAAAAAGTATGAAGAGGAGATCAAACTTTTGGagcaggagagaggaaacacGATTGAATTTATCCACCCGGAACCATTTAGGGCTCTCAGGACGAGTGTAAACGGCAAGCAGGAGTGTTTTATCAACATCTGCGCCAATGAAAAAGTTGGAAAGCCTGAATGTAAATGGCGTATGTCGGAGGATGGCCGCAGAGGACAGTCCTGGTCCTTGCCTCACAGTCTGCACCCAGGGAGACAAAACACAGGTCCAAAAGGGAACAAGGAAACGATCTATGATGTTATTTTCCACCCGGACACTCTCCACATTGCAAGCAAGAACAAGAGATTTATGGATATAGTAGACAGCACAGCCATTCAGGGGATCCAGACTGCTTTTAAAGTGACTCTGGATAAAAACAACGTGAGGGAGATTAAGGAAAAATACAAAGGCCTCCCGCAGCCCTGCGTCATCCGAAAACCCATACCTGGATATAAAGCCAAGGAGCCCTCAGAGGAGCCTGACCCTCTTGCGTTCCCATACCCAGATGAAAAAGGACCTACCACACCCCAGGAAACCAAGCCCACAGAATCACCTGCAACAAAAAACCGCAGAGATGCGAAACCTAAAAGCTCCCAGATCCAGCCCCAGAAAGCCAAAGAGCCCACCAAGCCAAACTACACTGTAAGCTATAGATCTTTTATTGATCTACAGGACTTCAGATATTCTAGAGACTCTGCCCAAAGCCCCAGGCCCAAAGAAATAGTGGTTACCATCGACATGCCACTTCTGAAGGCGGCCACAGACGCCAGCCTTGAGGTAAAAGAGAGACTGTTGTTGCTGGAGTCCAAGAAACCGGCCTACAGACTGGAGCTGCCCTTAGCCTACCCTGTGGATGAAGATAAAGGAGAGGCAAAGTTCAACAAACAGAGAGGACAGCTTACAGTCACACTACCCGTTCTTCCTTCTAACGAAGCTTTCGATTTTGCTCTAGGGTCTGCTCACACCAGTGTTAGTCATGAtgagagacaggaggagaaaagtgaggtggaagaggaggagaactggaaggagaaggaaaaagagagccAGAAAACTGAGGAGGAGCCAATAGGTGTTGAAAAGGATTTGAGGCAGCAGACAAGGTTTGAGAAAAatgaagaagagggagaaaaggaTCAGGATAAAGGAGAGGAGCAGATTAGGGATGGTCGGGAAGGGGGAGAGGGAAGtggagtggaggaggagaaatcTAAAGAGCAGGAGCAGGGAAATGAAAGCGAAGTTGGAATCTTGAACCTACAGAAGACCCCGCAACACAAGCATAAAAATGATTTCAGTCTGACAAGTCTTCAGTGTGATGTCGTTGATGTTTCTGCTGAAAAATCATTGCCTGTTGATAACAGGCTTGTGGCCTCACCTGAGACAGAAAACCAGCCTGCTTTAATCACTGCTAAATATTCAAGCTGCAggggaaaaggagaagaaaatctGAACTCATGTTTAGAATCAACTCTCAAATTGAAGACATCAGACACGAAGGAGGAGACTGCAAAGACAAGAGAGAGTGTACATGGAAACGAG gtgGAAACAGATGCTGCATTTCTACGTCTCGGATCCACTGAGGAATCCCAAAGTTCCGTAGCAGCTAATACTTCTAGTCGGAACAGCATGAAGGATTGCTGCCCTTCCAAGGAGTCCGGTAAGATGCCTGCAACAGACGAAGCAAACAATTCGAGCAGAGGACGTTCAGGCAACATGGCGACTTTCTCCTCCGAGGAACGTGCCATAGGCTCCgagaagagggaggagaaggtGAGCGTAGACGACCTGCCGACAGAGCAAATCTCCCACAACCCAGGGCACGGCCACAAGCCACCACCTGTGTTATTGAGGGAAATTGATAAAGATGGAAATGAAAAGATCATAAGTGATCATTCCACATCTGCTGGGTTCATCTTCCAAAACACCCTGATGTATGAGCTGGACTGA
- the lrr1 gene encoding leucine-rich repeat protein 1, with product MKLQCDVEVVNRMLPTFGMKSRGKGARAVLSIGKHLDKTSQRNNIYMMICTAKDRAGSKYKLKDNIEKFFTWFVAEGKATVRLKEPAVDICLSKADANSLKNFLSAARLADRGSDAGSLPLSTLTPVRARDVEQPKKKLSIVSRKDYPLTSNFPYSLEQLQVSYCKLSRVDMRMLSLKALRKLDLSNNHIKRLPATIGDLSCLSELILHNNQLEAFSEALCLSTLQRTLQLLDLSQNRLQSLPAHFCLLKELVHLKLDDNELVRLPFHIGRLSKLRFLSAAHNQLAVLPSDFRKLSLENLDLFGNPFNPFNHTMKIAIPLPLQEMASRAVANLRLPYGPHLIPAHLCRDLEVAKTCDCGRVCINFYIETAVSMNLHQVSHTVVLVDDMGGTDAPVHQHFCSLFCYSKFLDNSLQRGIR from the exons ATGAAGCTGCAGTGTGATGTCGAGGTGGTGAATCGGATGCTTCCCACGTTTGGGATGAAAAGTCGAGGGAAGGGTGCGAGAGCTGTGCTGTCCATCGGGAAGCATTTGGACAAGACGAGTCAACGCAACAACATTTACATGATGATCTGCACAGCCAAAGACAGAGCAGGCTCAAAGTACAAG CTGAAGGACAACATAGAGAAGTTCTTCACTTGGTTTGTGGCAGAAGGCAAGGCCACTGTGAGATTAAAGGAACCGGCTGTTGACATTTGTTTAAGCAAG GCCGATGCAAACAGCTTAAAGAACTTCCTCTCAGCTGCTCGTTTGGCAGACAGAGGAAGTGACGCGGGCAGCCTTCCTCTCTCCACGCTCACTCCTGTTCGCGCCAGAGACGTAGAACAACCCAAGAAGAAGCTCAGCATCGTCTCCAGGAAGGACTACCCCCTCACCTCCAACTTCCCCTACTCTCTGGAGCAGCTGCAGGTCTCCTACTGCAAACTGTCCCGAGTGGACATGCGGATGCTGTCCCTTAAAG cTCTCCGCAAGCTAGACCTTAGTAATAACCACATCAAAAGACTCCCCGCCACCATCGGGGACCTCAGCTGCCTGTCTGAGCTCATCCTCCACAACAACCAGCTGGAAGCCTTCAGCGAGGCCCTCTGCCTGTCCACACTGCAGCGGACCCTCCAGCTCCTGGACCTCAGCCAGAATCGACTGCAGTCCCTCCCCGCTCACTTCTGCCTGCTCAAAGAACTAGTGCACCTCAAGCTGGATGACAATGAGCTTGTCCGCTTGCCGTTCCACATCGGCCGACTCTCAAAGTTGAGGTTCCTGTCGGCGGCGCATAACCAGCTAGCTGTGTTGCCCAGTGACTTCCGGAAGCTGAGTCTGGAGAACCTGGACCTGTTTGGGAATCCTTTTAACCCATTTAACCACAcaatgaaaattgcaataccCCTTCCACTTCAAGAAATGGCTTCCAGAGCTGTGGCCAACCTCAG GTTACCATACGGACCTCACCTCATCCCTGCCCACTTGTGTCGGGACCTCGAAGTAGCTAAGACCTGCGACTGCGGCCGTGTATGCATCAATTTCTACATCGAGACGGCGGTCAGCATGAACCTGCACCAAGTCTCTCACACAGTGGTCCTGGTGGACGACATGGGTGGCACAGACGCTCCCGTGCATCAGCACTTCTGCTCCCTCTTCTGCTACTCTAAGTTTTTAGACAACTCCCTCCAGAGAGGAATCCGATGA
- the LOC117936044 gene encoding transmembrane protein 151B yields the protein MLSSDLDSAEDTAANALNDAEEGEEQEEEDSPAESDVLEEQHPVKQSLGACVCRESHWRCLLLSLLMYSCLGVLAWCQLTLVTKISFNSNHTLSFKASSTSSVRGASGMGMGGRSMIYHDSPCSDGYICIPLAFLFMLYVLYMVECWQCRARSELQSKADVYSVYERVLRMRQAHPCIWWKAISYHFVRRTRQVTRYRNGDAYTTMQVYHERVNTHVAEGEFDYSHCGMKDVSRELRGLEGHPATRLHFTKCFSFTEAGPENDYLNQRARFFSEIEGLDEYMEAREGMHLKNVDFRENLLAYVDPDRMPWYTSQVAFWPAALLMLSWPLRVLTEYRTAYVHYRIEKLFGSEYIHSSPSPLDEDRPLGNNTGCVIPRVDTLDSTEMEWHIRCNRQVVPSYSEAMLINMSTADSNSLLDTECTSSSNCFLLDSSQTAQSYGALQSQEDCEHRREPNGRVDRGGRRRPITSSSCSSIFSSRGALLHSQLSSDTSRFSLCRMYGSHRTVALWRSRSSNLTDPCCVDEQCCRSDSSQLALSDSPPTYRDARFFPVLIVHRSEGCGREDGREVRRYYIRRGSSCVETAL from the coding sequence cagCATCCAGTGAAGCAGTCCCTTGGTGCTTGTGTTTGCCGGGAGTCCCATTGGCGCTGCCTGCTGCTCTCTCTGCTCATGTACAGCTGCTTGGGTGTGTTGGCCTGGTGTCAGCTGACCCTAGTCACCAAAATCAGCTTCAACTCCAACCACACCTTGTCTTTCAAGgcttcctccacctcctccgtGCGAGGGGCCTCTGGGATGGGCATGGGAGGACGCTCAATGATCTACCACGACAGCCCCTGCTCTGACGGCTACATCTGCATCCCTCTGGCCTTCCTGTTCATGCTCTATGTCTTATACATGGTGGAGTGCTGGCAGTGCAGAGCCAGGAGTGAGCTGCAGAGCAAAGCAGACGTGTACAGTGTGTATGAGCGCGTGCTGCGGATGAGACAGGCACACCCTTGCATATGGTGGAAGGCTATCAGCTACCACTTTGTCCGACGAACTCGGCAAGTTACTCGATACCGTAACGGGGATGCCTACACCACCATGCAGGTGTACCATGAGAGAGTGAACACCCATGTTGCTGAGGGAGAGTTTGACTACAGCCACTGTGGGATGAAAGATGTATCACGTGAACTCAGAGGCTTGGAGGGACATCCAGCAACTCGCCTGCACTTCACCAAATGTTTCAGCTTCACAGAGGCCGGCCCAGAAAATGATTACCTCAACCAGAGAGCCAGGTTCTTCTCTGAAATTGAGGGTTTGGATGAGTACATGGAGGCCAGGGAGGGGATGCACTTGAAGAATGTGGACTTCAGAGAAAACCTGCTAGCCTATGTAGACCCAGATAGGATGCCTTGGTACACTTCCCAGGTTGCTTTCTGGCCAGCAGCTCTGCTGATGTTGTCCTGGCCTCTGAGAGTGCTGACAGAGTACCGCACTGCTTATGTGCACTACCGCATAGAGAAACTCTTTGGGTCAGAGTACATCCACAGCAGCCCCTCTCCTCTGGATGAAGACAGGCCTTTGGGGAATAATACTGGGTGTGTCATTCCCAGAGTAGACACACTGGACAGCACTGAAATGGAGTGGCACATACGCTGTAACCGTCAGGTGGTTCCTAGCTACTCAGAAGCAATGCTGATAAACATGAGCACAGCAGACTCTAACTCATTACTGGACACTGAATGCACCTCGTCCTCAAACTGCTTCCTTCTGGACAGCAGCCAGACTGCTCAGAGTTACGGCGCTCTGCAAAGCCAGGAGGACTGCGAGCATCGCAGGGAGCCCAATGGACGAGTTGATAGAGGAGGCAGGAGGAGGCCCATCACCAGCTCCAGCTGttcctccatcttctcctcccGGGGAGCGCTGCTCCACTCGCAACTATCCTCAGACACGTCTCGTTTCTCTCTGTGCCGCATGTACGGTTCCCATCGCACCGTGGCTCTGTGGAGGAGCCGCAGCAGCAACTTGACTGACCCCTGCTGCGTGGACGAGCAGTGCTGCAGGTCCGACTCCAGCCAGCTGGCACTCAGCGATAGTCCACCGACTTATAGGGACGCCCGGTTCTTCCCAGTTCTCATCGTGCATCGGTCTGAGGGCTGTGGCAGGGAGGATGGGAGAGAAGTGAGGCGATATTACATACGGAGAGGGTCATCCTGTGTGGAGACAGCTCTGTGA
- the klf11b gene encoding Krueppel-like factor 11b: MPARKFTEMDSNGTEYMDHCASNSKRRRHDSEQSYPRGTCGLEYTDLEAAEALVCMSSWGQGHFLGTSRPNPCKPRPLTPASDSCDSLMPSELQEPPKDFVSLSSLCMTPPHSPSFVEAFSTALQSSSSLAVSSQHCGSWLHQPVLAPIAEKTTSLPPPPQPCRAMATSVIRHTADNTPCQHRIPVAPNPKNTRDTVTAATVCQQQQCITKTEQITTPPSPPAPLTPTLSASRTEQNASPSNSCLNSVSTPTPVNIQLQNSPATPSAPATLSPHSIPSPQIICQMFPVSSQSGIISAFIPGAVQTSSNGIRTTTTPILSQPASANGTPLQQSLIVGSAMPQGTVMLVLPQSSVSQAPHCPQTVMTLGNTKLLPLAPAPVYVPAGPTGGTTITKMDFSRRRNYVCNFPGCRKTYFKSSHLKAHLRTHTGEKPFSCSWDGCDKRFARSDELSRHRRTHTGEKKFVCPVCDRRFMRSDHLTKHARRHMSTKKIPSWQADVRSLNKMAAGKTIPSKPGLATLSMLVPASSK, from the exons ATGCCAGCGCGAAAATTTACAGAGATGGACTCAAACGGG ACGGAGTATATGGACCATTGTGCGTCCAATTCAAAGAGAAGGAGGCATGACAGTGAACAGTCTTACCCAAGGGGAACCTGTGGCCTGGAGTACACCGACCTGGAGGCAGCTGAAGCACTGGTGTGTATGAGTTCTTGGGGCCAGGGCCACTTCCTCGGCACCAGCCGGCCAAACCCCTGCAAGCCCAGACCCCTCACCCCCGCTTCGGATTCCTGTGACTCCCTCATGCCATCGGAACTTCAAGAGCCCCCAAAGGACTTTGTGTCCCTCTCCTCCCTG TGTATGACTCCCCCTCACAGCCCCAGCTTTGTTGAGGCATTCAGCACTGCACTCCAGTCAAGCTCTAGTCTGGCTGTGTCCTCACAACACTGTGGGTCCTGGCTCCATCAACCTGTCCTGGCACCCATTGCTGAAAAGAccacctccctcccccctccgCCACAGCCCTGCAGAGCCATGGCGACCAGCGTCATCCGACACACCGCAGACAACACCCCCTGCCAACACCGCATTCCAGTGGCCCCCAATCCAAAGAATACTAGAGACACAGTAACGGCTGCAACGGTCTGCCAGCAGCAGCAATGCATTACAAAGACTGAGCAGATAACCACACCCCCATCTCCTCCCGCTCCTCTCACACCCACATTATCTGCCTCTAGAACCGAGCAGAATGCCAGTCCCTCAAATTCATGTTTGAACAGTGTCTCCACCCCCACTCCTGTCAATATTCAACTGCAAAACAGCCCAGCCACTCCCTCTGCCCCTGCAACCCTGTCCCCACACTCAATCCCCAGCCCTCAAATCATTTGCCAGATGTTCCCTGTCAGCAGCCAATCTGGTATAATCTCAGCCTTCATCCCTGGTGCGGTTCAGACATCCAGTAATGGGATTCGGACCACCACCACGCCCATACTCTCCCAGCCCGCCTCAGCTAATGGCACCCCTCTCCAGCAGTCCCTCATCGTGGGCTCAGCGATGCCCCAGGGCACGGTGATGCTGGTTCTCCCCCAATCCTCTGTCTCTCAGGCCCCTCACTGCCCTCAGACTGTCATGACCCTAGGCAACACCAAGCTACTACCTCTTGCCCCAGCCCCTGTGTATGTGCCAGCGGGACCCACTGGCGgtacaacaataacaaagatGGACTTTTCCCGCAGGAGAAACTATGTCTGCAACTTCCCGGGCTGCAGGAAGACATATTTTAAGAGCTCACACCTCAAGGCTCACCTAAGAACACACACCG GTGAGAAGCCTTTCAGCTGCAGCTGGGACGGCTGTGATAAGAGGTTTGCCCGCTCTGACGAGCTCTCCCGTCACCGGCGAACACACACCGGTGAGAAAAAAtttgtgtgtcctgtgtgcGACCGGCGATTTATGCGCAGTGATCATCTCACCAAACACGCCCGCCGCCATATGTCCACAAAGAAAATTCCCTCGTGGCAGGCTGATGTCAGGAGCCTGAACAAAATGGCTGCTGGCAAAACAATTCCCTCAAAACCTGGCCTCGCCACACTAAGCATGCTGGTACCTGCCAGCTCAAAGTAG